A genome region from Cutaneotrichosporon cavernicola HIS019 DNA, chromosome: 5 includes the following:
- a CDS encoding uncharacterized protein (Phosphoribosylglycinamide synthetase, C domain) codes for MAEPTFFPAPATDLTVLLLGSGGREHALAFKLAQSPRVKRVLIAPGNAGTALIGGKVQNVAVPWGGKAGYDTIVKYAQDERVDLVVPGPEQPLVDGAEAVFRKAGIATFGPSPAAALLEGSKALSKDFMARHNIPTAAFKNFTKDQYEDAVAYIKSSPFSSGRCVIKASGLAAGKGVLIPADNAEALEALKTVMVDKEFGDAGDEVVIEECLVGPEISVLAFSDGYTIVPMPAAQDHKRIGEGDTGLNTGGMGAYAPAPVATPEIMKQVLKESLEPTLKGMRQDGHPFVGMLFTGFMLTRDGPKVLEYNVRFGDPETQALMLLLDDETDLAEVMLACVERRLDSVKLGYREGFAVSVVCASEGYPGSYPKGVPITIGETPKGVEVFHAGTGLKDGQLVTEGGRVLAVAAAAPTVRAAVDLAYEGVKAVEFKGKTIRRDIAYRALTADLSGPAPAQGLTYAAAGVDVDAGNALVEAIKPVVKATRRPGADGEIGGFGGAFDLKATGFRDPVLVSGTDGVGTKLRIALQHNKHDTVGIDLVAMCVNDLIVQGAEPLYFLDYFATSKLEVPIAADVITGIARGCLESGCALIGGETAEMPGMYHDGDYDLAGFAVGAAERDEMLPRKDIQSGDVLIGLPSTGPHSNGFSLIRKVVSLKGLDLASPAPWDETMTVGDSLLIPTRLYIKPLLPGIHAKLFKGMSHITGGGFTENIPRVFAGRSDKLGVKLDLNSWKLPAVWRWIMQAGGIAPTEMARTFNCGVGMVIIVGRDQLDAALKSLRESGEPDAFVMGEVTDKEGVEYVGMESWSQ; via the exons ATGGCTGAGCCAACCTTTTTCCCGGCCCCGGCGACGGACCtcaccgtcctcctcctcggctcgggcggccgcgagcaCGCTCTCGCTTTCAAGCTCGCCCAGAGCCCCCGCGTCAAGCGCGTCCTCATTGCGCCGGGAAACGCAGGGACCGCCCTCATTGGCGGCAAGGTCCAGAACGTCGCGGTCCCCTGGGGTGGTAAAGCCGGCTACGACACCATTGTCAAGTACGCGcaggacgagcgcgtcgaccttgtcgtTCCGGGTCCCGAGCAGCCACTTGTCGACGGAGCGGAGGCGGTCTTCCGCAAGG CCGGCATTGCCACCTTTGGGCCTTCGCCTGCCGCAGCCCTCCTTGAGGGCTCCAAGGCGCTCTCGAAGGACTTCATGGCGCGTCACAACATTCCCACTGCCGCGTTCAAGAACTTCACCAAGGACCAGTACGAGGACGCCGTTGCGTACATCAAgtcgtcgccgttctcGTCCGGCCGCTGCGTCATCAAGGCGTCGGGCCTTGCCGCAGGAAAGGGCGTCCTCATCCCCGCCGACAACGCTGAGGCGCTTGAGGCCCTCAAGACTGTCATGGTTGACAAGGAGTTtggcgacgccggcgacgaAGTCGTCATCGAAGAGTGCCTCGTCGGCCCGGAGATCTCCGTGCTGGCCTTCTCGGACGGCTACACCATTGTTCCCATGCCCGCCGCGCAGGACCACAAGCGCATCGGCGAGGGTGACACCGGTCTCAACACCGGCGGCATGGGTGCGTACGCGCCCGCGCCTGTGGCTACCCCCGAGATCATGAAGCAGGTCCTCAAGGAGTCCCTCGAGCCCACGCTCAAGGGCATGCGCCAGGACGGCCACCCCTTCGTCGGCATGCTCTTCACCGGCTTCATGCTCACCCGCGACGGACCCAAGGTCCTCGAGTACAACGTCCGCTTCGGTGACCCGGAGACGCAGGCGCTTatgctcctcctcgacgacgagactgacctcgccgaggtcatgCTTGCTTGTGTCGAGCGACGCCTCGACTCGGTCAAGCTCGGCTACCGCGAGGGCTTTGCCGTCTCCGTCGTCTGCGCTTCCGAGGGCTACCCCGGCTCGTACCCGAAGGGTGTCCCGATTACCATCGGCGAGACCCCCAAGGGTGTTGAGGTCTTCCACGCCGGCACTGgcctcaaggacggccagctcgtcaccgagggcggccgcgtccttgctgttgccgccgcggcgcctaccgtccgcgccgccgtcgacctcgcgtaCGAGGGCGTGAAGGCTGTCGAGTTCAAGGGCAAGACTATCCGCCGTGACATTGCCTACCGCGCTCTCACCGCCGACCTGTCGGGCCCCGCGCCTGCCCAGGGCCTCACATACGCCGCGGCAGgtgtcgatgtcgacgccggcaaCGCCCTTGTCGAGGCTATCAAGCCTGTCGTCAAGGCTACGCGTCGCCCTGGTGCTGACGGCGAGATCGGCGGCTTCGGTGGTGCCTTTGACCTCAAGGCCACCGGTTTCCGCGaccccgtcctcgtctcgGGAACAGACGGTGTCGGCACCAAGCTCCGCATTGCGCTCCAGCACAACAAGCACGACACGGTCGgcatcgacctcgtcgccatgtGCGTCAACGACCTCATCGTCCAGGGCGCTGAGCCCCTCTACTTCCTCGACTACTTTGCCACCTCGAAGCTGGAGGTTCCCATTGCCGCGGACGTCATCACCGGTATCGCGCGCGGCTGTCTCGAGTCGGGTTGTGCCCTTATCGGCGGCGAGACCGCTGAAATGCCCGGCATGTACCATGACGGTGACTACGACCTGGCCGGcttcgccgtcggcgctgcTGAGCGCGATGAGATGCTTCCCCGCAAGGACATACAGTCCGGCGACGTGCTCATCGGTCTCCCCTCGACTGGGCCGCACTCGAACGGCTTCTCGCTCATTCGCAAGGTCGTGTCCCTCAAGGGTCTCGACCTGGCCTCCCCCGCGCCTTGGGACGAGACCATGACAGTCGGCGactcgctcctcatccccacgCGCCTTTACATCAagcccctcctcccggGTATCCacgccaagctcttcaAGGGCATGAGCCACATcaccggcggcggcttcACGGAGAACATCCCCCGTGTGTTCGCCGGCCGCagcgacaagctcggcgtcaagctcgaccttAACTCGTGGAAGCTCCCCGCCGTTTGGCGCTGGATCATGCAGGCCGGCGGCATTGCGCCCACTGAGATGGCGCGCACGTTCAACTGCGGTGTCGGCATGGTCATCATTGTCGGTCgcgaccagctcgacgctgcGCTCAAGAGCCTGCGCGAGTCGGGCGAGCCGGACGCGTTCGTCATGGGCGAGGTTAcggacaaggagggcgtcgagtACGTCGGCATGGAGTCGTGGTCGCAGTAG